The proteins below come from a single uncultured Dethiosulfovibrio sp. genomic window:
- the serS gene encoding serine--tRNA ligase — protein MLDVKYVRENMDQVRAFLEARNYSFDLSSILSLDGKRRELISKVEQLKAERNAGSKEVGAAKSKGEDVSALMERMRSIGEEIKSLDQEVAQIDSDLEGIMLQIPNKPHSSVPIGADEEENVEVRRWGLPKTFDFEPLPHWDLGENLGILDFKRGVSLAQSRFTVLAGAGARLERALLNFMLDLHVDRHGYKEINPPFMVNSSAMSGTGQLPKFADDLYRVADDDLWLIPTAEVPLTNLHGGEILEESDLPLYYTAYTPCFRKEAGSHGRDVRGIMRQHQFEKVEMVKLSTPDGSYDELEKLTANAEEVLQLLKLPYRVITLCTGDMGFGSSKTYDIEVWLPSQDRYREISSCSNCEDFQARRMNTRYRPSDGGKPRFVHTLNGSGIAIGRALIAVMENYQRPDGSIEVPEVLIPYMGGMKEISPL, from the coding sequence ATGTTGGATGTGAAGTACGTCAGGGAAAATATGGACCAGGTGAGAGCTTTTCTCGAGGCCAGAAATTATAGTTTTGACCTGAGCTCTATTTTGTCCTTGGACGGAAAGAGGAGAGAGCTTATCTCCAAGGTTGAACAGCTAAAGGCGGAGCGAAACGCTGGGTCGAAGGAGGTCGGTGCCGCGAAATCCAAAGGAGAGGACGTCTCCGCCCTGATGGAGAGAATGAGGTCCATTGGGGAGGAGATTAAGTCTCTAGACCAGGAGGTCGCTCAGATAGACTCGGACCTAGAGGGCATCATGCTTCAGATTCCTAATAAGCCCCACTCATCGGTTCCTATCGGAGCCGATGAGGAGGAAAACGTGGAAGTCCGTCGCTGGGGTCTCCCTAAGACATTTGACTTCGAGCCATTGCCCCACTGGGATCTAGGGGAAAATCTGGGTATACTGGATTTTAAAAGAGGAGTGTCTCTGGCTCAGAGCCGTTTTACCGTGCTAGCTGGTGCTGGGGCTAGGCTTGAGAGGGCTTTGTTGAACTTTATGCTCGACCTCCACGTCGATCGTCACGGATATAAAGAGATAAATCCTCCCTTTATGGTCAATTCTTCCGCTATGTCGGGTACAGGCCAGTTACCTAAGTTCGCCGACGATCTCTACCGAGTTGCCGACGACGATCTTTGGCTGATTCCTACCGCTGAGGTTCCTCTGACCAATCTTCACGGAGGGGAGATACTGGAGGAATCGGACTTGCCTCTTTACTACACCGCCTATACCCCTTGTTTCAGAAAGGAAGCGGGGAGCCACGGCAGGGACGTCAGAGGAATAATGAGGCAACATCAGTTTGAAAAGGTTGAGATGGTCAAACTGAGTACCCCCGACGGAAGTTACGATGAGTTGGAAAAGCTTACAGCCAACGCAGAAGAGGTGCTTCAGCTTCTAAAACTGCCCTACAGGGTGATAACCTTGTGTACCGGGGATATGGGCTTTGGGTCCTCCAAGACCTACGATATCGAGGTATGGCTACCCTCTCAGGATAGATACAGAGAGATCAGTTCCTGTAGCAACTGCGAGGATTTTCAGGCGAGACGGATGAATACCCGTTATAGACCATCCGACGGTGGTAAACCTAGGTTTGTCCACACCCTCAACGGCTCCGGCATAGCTATTGGAAGGGCTTTGATCGCTGTAATGGAAAACTATCAGAGACCAGACGGTTCAATTGAGGTCCCGGAGGTCCTGATCCCCTACATGGGAGGAATGAAGGAGATTTCCCCGCTTTAA
- the ribE gene encoding 6,7-dimethyl-8-ribityllumazine synthase, producing MKVYQGKLVAQSGKYGIVVSRFNDLISSKLLEGAKDALFRHGVKVNDIDVVWVPGAWEIPLAVKELSLLGKYDGLIALGAVIRGDTPHFEYVSSEVSKGLAHIGLEQRIPVTFGVLTCDDLEQALLRAGSKAGNKGAEAAIAALEMVNLIREMRTDKEA from the coding sequence ATGAAAGTATATCAAGGGAAGTTAGTTGCTCAGTCAGGAAAATACGGAATTGTCGTGTCCCGATTTAACGATCTCATATCGTCAAAGCTTCTTGAAGGGGCTAAAGATGCCCTTTTTCGCCATGGGGTAAAGGTGAACGACATCGATGTAGTATGGGTTCCTGGGGCCTGGGAGATTCCCCTGGCGGTAAAGGAGCTGTCCCTGTTGGGCAAGTACGATGGCTTGATCGCTCTAGGTGCGGTAATAAGAGGGGATACTCCTCATTTTGAGTACGTCTCCTCGGAGGTCTCGAAGGGATTGGCCCATATAGGCCTTGAACAGAGGATTCCCGTGACTTTTGGCGTTCTAACCTGTGACGACCTGGAACAGGCTCTTCTCAGGGCTGGTAGCAAAGCAGGCAATAAAGGAGCCGAGGCGGCTATCGCCGCCTTGGAGATGGTCAATCTCATAAGAGAGATGAGGACCGACAAGGAGGCATGA
- a CDS encoding bifunctional 3,4-dihydroxy-2-butanone-4-phosphate synthase/GTP cyclohydrolase II: protein MEIRNSFLSSIEEAIEDVSQGKMVIVVDDEDRENEGDLVMAAQHATAQSINFMIRYARGLVCVPITEEQAAKVGLTPMVERGGDRQGTAFTVSVDLKEGTSTGISADERAMTARALSDRDSSAGMFMRPGHIFPLVARSGGVLRRSGHTEAAVDLVSMAGLEPAGVICEIIKDDGSMARFPDLIEFSKEHGLKVISIQDLIRHRTIRTKLVEKVAEISLPTEYGDFQAHAYRSLLDDQVDRLHIALVKGDIRGGEAIAVRVHSECMTGDVFGSLRCDCGPQLHSALRMVEKEGKGVVLYMRQEGRGIGLLEKLKAYKLQEEGMDTVEANVALGHKPDLRDYGIGAQILQDLGLSSIRLMTNNPLKVVGLEGYGITITERVPLVIEPNVYNRRYLSTKEDQMGHLLHLKDLLK from the coding sequence ATGGAGATTAGAAACAGTTTTCTTTCTTCCATCGAGGAAGCGATAGAGGACGTATCACAGGGTAAAATGGTTATCGTCGTAGACGATGAGGACAGGGAAAACGAAGGGGATCTGGTGATGGCCGCTCAACACGCTACCGCCCAGTCCATAAACTTCATGATACGTTACGCCAGAGGGCTTGTATGTGTCCCTATAACCGAGGAACAGGCTGCTAAGGTGGGTCTTACACCTATGGTGGAGCGAGGTGGAGATCGCCAGGGTACCGCCTTTACCGTTAGCGTCGATCTAAAAGAGGGGACTTCTACAGGTATCTCGGCGGATGAAAGGGCTATGACCGCCAGAGCTCTTTCGGATAGAGATTCTTCCGCTGGTATGTTTATGAGGCCGGGGCATATATTCCCTCTGGTGGCTAGATCCGGTGGTGTTCTCAGGAGGTCGGGACACACGGAGGCGGCGGTGGACCTGGTCTCGATGGCGGGATTGGAACCTGCAGGAGTTATATGCGAGATAATAAAAGACGACGGATCTATGGCTCGATTTCCAGATCTTATCGAGTTCTCAAAGGAACATGGTTTGAAGGTCATATCCATACAGGACCTTATAAGGCACAGGACGATCAGGACCAAGCTCGTCGAGAAGGTCGCGGAGATAAGTCTTCCCACCGAGTACGGTGATTTTCAGGCCCACGCTTACAGAAGTCTTCTGGACGATCAGGTAGATCGTCTGCACATCGCTTTGGTAAAAGGCGATATTCGGGGAGGAGAGGCGATTGCCGTCAGAGTTCACTCCGAGTGCATGACTGGGGACGTTTTTGGCTCTCTGAGGTGCGATTGTGGACCTCAACTACACTCCGCTCTTAGGATGGTCGAAAAAGAGGGAAAAGGCGTGGTCTTATACATGCGACAGGAAGGCAGAGGCATAGGTCTATTGGAAAAGCTCAAAGCCTATAAACTTCAGGAAGAGGGGATGGATACCGTAGAGGCCAACGTTGCCTTAGGTCATAAGCCTGATTTAAGAGATTATGGTATAGGCGCTCAGATTCTTCAGGATTTAGGCCTTTCCTCTATAAGGCTCATGACCAACAATCCCCTTAAGGTTGTGGGGTTGGAGGGCTATGGTATCACTATAACCGAAAGAGTTCCTCTCGTGATCGAACCTAACGTGTATAATAGGCGATATTTAAGCACAAAAGAAGATCAGATGGGGCATCTGCTCCACTTGAAAGATCTGCTTAAGTAA
- a CDS encoding riboflavin synthase, translated as MFTGLIEAVGKIDKIAKGDGVYLLSVISSEVAPELYLGQSVALSGACLTVCSFDDRAFTVEVTDETMSKTKFATMKPGSEVNLERALCLSSRLDGHMVTGHVDGVAEIVGKKVIGRSWWLTFKAPSNLQKYVVTKGSICLDGVSLTVAEKRDDNFSIALIPTTIRETTLRTVTVGDRLNLEVDIIARYVESLLGLGNEGNKSLRGLSMDQLKEMGW; from the coding sequence TTGTTCACTGGACTTATTGAAGCGGTCGGAAAGATAGACAAAATAGCAAAAGGCGATGGGGTTTACCTCCTATCGGTCATATCCTCCGAGGTAGCTCCTGAGCTGTACTTAGGCCAATCGGTAGCCTTATCCGGTGCCTGTCTGACCGTATGTTCCTTTGACGACAGAGCCTTTACCGTCGAGGTGACCGATGAGACCATGAGTAAAACAAAGTTTGCGACCATGAAGCCCGGAAGTGAGGTAAACCTGGAAAGGGCTCTGTGCCTGTCCTCCAGGCTCGACGGTCACATGGTGACAGGCCACGTAGATGGTGTTGCCGAGATTGTCGGGAAAAAGGTTATCGGTAGATCTTGGTGGTTGACCTTTAAAGCCCCTAGTAATCTCCAAAAATACGTGGTTACGAAGGGATCTATATGCCTCGACGGCGTGAGCCTAACGGTAGCGGAAAAAAGGGACGATAATTTTTCAATCGCGTTGATACCTACTACCATAAGGGAAACGACGTTGAGGACGGTGACCGTAGGTGATCGTCTTAACCTGGAGGTGGACATTATAGCCAGATACGTAGAATCTCTTCTTGGACTAGGTAATGAAGGGAATAAGTCCTTAAGAGGTCTTTCTATGGACCAGCTTAAAGAGATGGGATGGTGA
- the ribD gene encoding bifunctional diaminohydroxyphosphoribosylaminopyrimidine deaminase/5-amino-6-(5-phosphoribosylamino)uracil reductase RibD, which yields MTRIDDKIYMKRALSLAMRGTGFTSPNPMVGCVIVKNDVVVGEGYHRRWGGPHAEVEALSVAGKHAAGSTVYVTLEPCSHRGKTPPCAPALVERGISRCVVAMVDPDDRVMGRGLDLLRSSGIDVSVGLLENEARWLNRGFIKGVLTSMPWVTIKAAVGLDGKIALKDGSSRWISGELSRAKAHLLRSQNDAILVGKGTVISDDPSLTVREVAGPSPVPVILGTVADDCKIQSNSRAIIYDDDFIKKEGLKNTLVDLHRRGIRRLMVEGGGAVISSFLCEGLADELSLFIAPKIMGDGVSVASCLSVGSMEEALGVRTLSVRRQSEDLWFEGVFPCSLDLLKRSER from the coding sequence ATGACTAGAATAGACGATAAGATTTACATGAAAAGGGCCTTGAGCCTTGCGATGAGAGGTACGGGGTTCACATCACCTAATCCTATGGTCGGATGTGTGATAGTGAAAAACGATGTAGTCGTCGGAGAGGGGTACCATCGAAGATGGGGAGGTCCTCACGCCGAGGTGGAGGCTCTCTCAGTGGCAGGAAAGCACGCCGCCGGTTCGACTGTCTACGTGACCCTTGAGCCCTGCTCTCATAGGGGCAAGACACCTCCCTGTGCTCCCGCTTTGGTTGAAAGGGGGATATCCCGCTGCGTAGTTGCTATGGTCGACCCCGACGATAGAGTAATGGGCAGAGGCCTCGATTTACTCAGGAGCTCTGGTATCGACGTTTCGGTCGGTCTACTGGAGAACGAGGCCAGATGGCTCAACAGAGGGTTTATAAAGGGCGTACTTACCTCCATGCCTTGGGTGACCATAAAGGCGGCGGTAGGCTTGGACGGTAAAATAGCCCTGAAAGATGGATCAAGTCGATGGATATCCGGGGAGCTTTCCAGGGCAAAGGCCCATCTTTTAAGGTCCCAAAACGACGCTATACTGGTGGGAAAGGGAACTGTAATTTCCGACGATCCCTCCTTGACGGTCAGAGAGGTCGCTGGACCTTCCCCTGTTCCGGTGATATTGGGGACCGTGGCAGATGATTGCAAAATTCAGTCCAACTCTAGGGCCATTATTTACGATGATGATTTTATTAAAAAAGAGGGGTTGAAAAACACTCTCGTAGACCTCCATCGAAGAGGGATTCGTCGGTTGATGGTAGAAGGAGGCGGAGCGGTGATATCCTCCTTCCTGTGTGAGGGTCTAGCCGACGAATTATCGCTTTTTATTGCCCCTAAGATAATGGGTGATGGTGTCTCCGTTGCCTCCTGCCTTTCCGTCGGTTCTATGGAGGAGGCTCTCGGTGTGAGGACTTTGTCGGTAAGAAGGCAGTCGGAGGATCTTTGGTTTGAGGGGGTATTTCCTTGTTCACTGGACTTATTGAAGCGGTCGGAAAGATAG
- a CDS encoding excinuclease ABC subunit UvrC: protein MIDRLDRLKSLIKTFPDKPGVYLMHDFSGKVIYVGKAKSLKKRVSSYFRHSGFASPRLRKLVESIEDISTVRTETEAEALIVESRLIKKIMPFFNVDLKMNERYPYVHVTDEAFPRLVVTLRKGEGTHIGPFISAGELRHLLRLVERYFPLRICKYDLTKTRLKRPCIRHSLGKCLAPCSNLCSKSRYNDVLDDVILLLRGQTLDVTTRLRKRMDQAAVKMDFEEAARLRDTLRALWRFSRQKVSATLSSDLDEDTWQVLSKLQELLGLATVPWRIDGFDISHSSGHETYGVVVVFEQGISNPSLYRRFAIREVQGIDDFRSMRETVLRRYQRCLKGESPLPQLILIDGGPEQLRFAELALTELGLSIPMISLAKRDELIFRQGSDEPIDLDRNDPVLRLLQRIRDESHRYAITTHRSKRQERLKRSALEDIPGIGKHRAASLLARFGSVQRISALSEEELSQVSGIGPKHAKNILKFLGGEHND from the coding sequence ATGATTGACAGGCTTGATAGGCTCAAATCACTGATAAAGACCTTTCCAGACAAGCCAGGGGTCTATCTGATGCACGATTTTTCGGGAAAGGTCATATACGTCGGCAAGGCAAAATCGCTAAAGAAAAGGGTTTCCTCCTATTTTCGTCATTCCGGTTTCGCCTCTCCTAGGCTTAGAAAATTAGTCGAGTCCATCGAGGATATCTCCACCGTCAGGACCGAGACGGAGGCGGAGGCCCTCATCGTCGAGTCAAGGCTGATAAAGAAGATAATGCCGTTTTTCAATGTCGATCTTAAGATGAACGAGAGATACCCCTACGTTCACGTGACAGACGAGGCCTTTCCCAGGCTTGTGGTAACCTTGAGAAAGGGGGAGGGGACACATATCGGTCCATTTATAAGCGCAGGGGAGCTCAGGCACCTTCTAAGACTGGTGGAGAGGTATTTTCCCTTGAGAATATGTAAATACGACCTAACGAAGACGAGGCTAAAAAGGCCCTGTATCAGGCACTCTTTAGGAAAATGTCTCGCTCCCTGTTCAAATCTATGCTCTAAATCCCGTTACAACGACGTCCTGGACGACGTTATTTTACTTCTCAGAGGCCAGACGTTGGACGTGACCACAAGGCTGAGAAAGAGGATGGACCAGGCTGCGGTAAAAATGGATTTCGAGGAGGCCGCCAGATTACGGGACACACTTCGGGCCCTGTGGCGTTTCTCCAGGCAGAAGGTCTCGGCGACTTTGTCCTCCGATCTTGACGAGGACACATGGCAGGTCCTGTCCAAGCTTCAGGAGCTACTGGGCCTTGCCACCGTTCCATGGAGGATAGACGGTTTTGATATATCCCACTCGTCGGGACACGAGACCTATGGGGTGGTGGTGGTCTTCGAGCAGGGAATATCCAATCCATCCCTTTATAGGCGTTTTGCCATAAGAGAGGTTCAGGGTATAGACGATTTTAGGTCTATGAGGGAAACGGTTCTCAGAAGATACCAAAGGTGTCTTAAAGGTGAATCTCCCCTTCCTCAGCTGATATTGATCGATGGAGGTCCAGAACAGCTGAGGTTCGCCGAACTTGCCCTGACCGAGCTAGGGCTCTCAATTCCAATGATCTCTTTGGCGAAGAGGGATGAGCTGATCTTTCGGCAGGGATCCGACGAGCCTATAGACCTCGACCGTAACGATCCGGTTCTAAGGCTCTTACAGAGGATAAGGGACGAGTCTCACCGCTACGCTATTACCACTCATAGGTCTAAGAGACAGGAAAGGCTTAAGAGATCCGCCCTGGAGGATATCCCAGGAATAGGCAAACACAGGGCTGCATCTCTCCTGGCCAGGTTTGGGAGTGTCCAGAGGATATCCGCTCTCTCTGAGGAAGAACTGTCTCAGGTATCGGGAATAGGACCTAAGCACGCTAAAAACATATTGAAGTTCCTTGGAGGTGAGCATAATGACTAG
- the cysS gene encoding cysteine--tRNA ligase, which produces MLSLYNDLTRKKEPFVPVQEGKVGFYSCGPTVYDYFHIGNARPFIVFDVLRRYMEFSGYEVTFVQNFTDVDDKMINRANEMGITMAELADKTIADYFEDADALGIKRATVYPRATEHIDEIIALVKKLQDTGHAYEVDGVVYFDVSSFPDYCKLSGQNLEELQSGSRVEINSFKKNPLDFVLWKAKKPGEPSWESPWGPGRPGWHIECSAMAMKYLGNTLDVHSGGTDLIFPHHENEIAQAEAATGEPFVKYWIHNEYILIDKEKMSKSLGNFMTAREARKHYSPMAIRMFMLSAHYRSPVNFGPEGIQQAAAALERLHNCWSDFTYAVANRQQATGEIGETLKSMEKHRMEFISAMDDDFNTAGALGHVFEAVSTVNGYLKNSETLDKRFIDTVDRFFRDVDDIMGLLRIDSKPESDDSEIEALIARRLEARANKDFATSDGIRDQLASKGIILEDTPQGTKWKRKI; this is translated from the coding sequence ATGCTCTCACTGTACAACGATTTGACGAGAAAAAAGGAACCTTTCGTACCCGTTCAAGAGGGAAAGGTCGGTTTTTATAGCTGTGGCCCCACGGTTTATGACTATTTTCACATAGGGAACGCCCGTCCCTTCATCGTATTCGATGTACTGCGCCGATACATGGAGTTCTCCGGCTACGAGGTAACCTTCGTTCAGAACTTCACCGACGTGGACGACAAGATGATAAACCGTGCCAACGAAATGGGCATAACCATGGCTGAGCTGGCCGACAAAACCATAGCCGATTACTTTGAGGATGCCGACGCACTGGGAATAAAGAGGGCAACAGTCTACCCTAGGGCTACCGAGCATATCGACGAGATAATAGCATTGGTTAAAAAGCTACAGGACACCGGCCACGCATATGAGGTGGATGGAGTCGTATACTTCGACGTCTCCAGCTTCCCCGACTACTGCAAACTATCCGGTCAGAACCTGGAGGAACTTCAGTCGGGATCGAGAGTAGAGATCAACAGTTTCAAGAAAAACCCTCTTGATTTCGTTCTCTGGAAGGCAAAGAAACCTGGCGAACCTTCATGGGAGAGCCCCTGGGGACCGGGACGGCCGGGATGGCACATAGAGTGCAGTGCCATGGCGATGAAATACCTGGGCAACACCCTGGACGTCCACTCCGGCGGCACGGACCTCATATTCCCCCATCACGAAAACGAGATAGCCCAGGCGGAGGCCGCCACAGGGGAGCCTTTCGTCAAGTACTGGATCCACAACGAGTACATACTCATAGATAAGGAAAAAATGTCTAAGTCTCTGGGCAACTTCATGACCGCCAGGGAGGCGAGAAAGCACTACTCCCCTATGGCCATAAGGATGTTTATGCTGAGTGCCCATTACAGATCTCCTGTAAACTTCGGCCCGGAGGGAATACAGCAGGCAGCGGCAGCCCTTGAGAGGCTTCACAACTGCTGGAGCGACTTCACCTACGCCGTGGCCAACCGCCAGCAGGCAACAGGGGAGATAGGAGAAACCCTCAAGTCCATGGAAAAGCATAGGATGGAGTTTATCTCCGCTATGGACGACGACTTTAACACCGCAGGAGCATTAGGACACGTATTCGAGGCGGTATCCACGGTCAACGGATATCTTAAAAATTCCGAGACCCTCGACAAAAGGTTTATAGACACGGTGGATCGATTTTTTAGGGACGTAGACGACATAATGGGCCTACTGAGAATCGACTCAAAACCGGAAAGTGACGATTCGGAGATAGAGGCCCTTATAGCACGGAGACTGGAAGCGAGGGCAAACAAGGATTTTGCGACCTCCGATGGCATAAGAGACCAGTTAGCCTCAAAGGGTATAATACTGGAGGACACCCCTCAGGGAACCAAGTGGAAAAGGAAAATATAG
- the clpB gene encoding ATP-dependent chaperone ClpB has protein sequence MNLQKMTLKSQESLSAARDLSIAYGHQEVDVEHLLLALLNQEEGLVPSILSRMGVPESRLRSSLEEDLGKRPKISGGGYDPDKIYISQRLSRFILASEERAKELKDEYVSVEHIFGAMIEGEPDKVAKTLASCGVDKAIYLKTLASVRGNQRVSSATPEVTYEALKKYGVDLVDQAEKGKLDPVIGREDEILRVIRILSRKTKNNPVLIGEPGVGKTAIAEGLAQRILKGDVPDGLKDHGVFALDIGALLAGAKFRGEFEERLKAVLNEVRESDGRILLFIDELHTIVGAGKSEGSMDAGNMLKPMLARGELHCIGATTLDEYRRYIEKDAALERRFQPVTVDPPSVDDAISILRGLRERFQVHHGVRITDSALVASVVLSDRYITDRFLPDKAIDIIDEACAMLRTEIDSMPSELDSVMRRLMRLEVEEAALMKESDQASAERLSNLQKELQDLKEEAQILNSRYDMEKERIKSIRSVREQIEKVGREIEEAERNYDLNRAAELKHGKLPSLQKELAEREKSIEDLSGSRLLREEVTEEEVSEIVSKWTGIPLSRLVEGEREKLLRLDDILHQRVIGQDEAVELVSDAVMRARAGIKDPTKPIGSFIFLGPTGVGKTELAKALAQALFDTEDNIVRIDMSEYMEQHSVARLIGAPPGYVGYDDGGQLTEAVRRKPYSVVLFDEIEKAHRDVFNVLLQILDDGRITDSHGRTVDFKNTVIIMTSNIGSADLLDGLTKEGSIPSETKALVMAQLRGHFRPEFLNRVDDIVIFSPLSLEQVRSIVGLLLKDLTDRLVSRGIELEITEQAIDKIASDGYDPAYGARPLKRYISHALESKIARELISKNEEKMTVIVSAEDGEIRISTK, from the coding sequence ATGAACCTACAAAAGATGACCCTCAAATCCCAGGAATCACTGTCAGCCGCCAGGGATCTCTCTATTGCATACGGACACCAGGAGGTGGACGTAGAACATCTTCTCCTGGCTCTTCTAAATCAGGAGGAAGGATTAGTCCCATCCATTTTAAGTAGAATGGGAGTACCTGAGTCCAGGCTCCGCTCCTCTCTAGAGGAGGATCTAGGTAAAAGACCTAAAATATCCGGAGGAGGCTACGATCCAGATAAAATTTACATATCGCAGAGGCTTTCCAGGTTTATTCTAGCCTCTGAGGAAAGGGCCAAGGAACTTAAAGACGAATACGTATCGGTAGAACATATCTTTGGAGCCATGATCGAAGGAGAGCCAGATAAAGTGGCAAAAACTCTGGCTTCCTGTGGCGTAGATAAAGCCATCTACCTGAAGACCCTGGCCTCGGTGAGAGGTAACCAGAGGGTAAGCAGCGCTACCCCAGAGGTCACCTACGAAGCGCTCAAAAAATACGGCGTCGATCTGGTGGATCAGGCGGAAAAAGGAAAGCTCGATCCTGTGATCGGTCGAGAGGATGAAATCCTCAGGGTAATAAGGATTTTATCCAGGAAGACGAAGAACAACCCTGTCCTCATCGGCGAGCCCGGCGTAGGAAAGACCGCCATAGCCGAAGGCCTAGCACAGAGGATACTAAAAGGGGACGTACCTGACGGTCTGAAAGACCACGGCGTTTTTGCCCTGGACATAGGGGCTTTACTGGCCGGTGCCAAGTTCAGAGGAGAATTCGAGGAACGTCTCAAAGCCGTCCTAAACGAGGTCAGAGAGAGCGACGGCCGAATACTCCTCTTTATCGACGAGCTTCACACAATAGTAGGAGCTGGCAAATCAGAGGGTTCCATGGACGCCGGAAACATGTTAAAACCTATGCTTGCCCGTGGTGAGCTTCACTGTATAGGAGCCACTACTTTAGACGAATATCGCCGCTATATCGAGAAAGACGCCGCACTCGAAAGGCGTTTTCAGCCTGTAACCGTCGATCCCCCTTCGGTGGACGACGCTATATCCATACTACGGGGACTCAGGGAAAGGTTTCAGGTCCACCACGGAGTCCGTATAACCGACAGCGCCCTTGTCGCCTCGGTAGTGCTTTCAGACCGATATATAACCGACAGATTTCTTCCAGACAAGGCTATCGACATCATCGACGAAGCCTGTGCCATGCTGAGAACCGAGATCGACTCTATGCCATCAGAGCTTGATTCTGTTATGCGAAGGCTTATGAGGCTCGAGGTCGAGGAAGCGGCCCTAATGAAAGAAAGCGATCAAGCCTCCGCTGAAAGACTCTCAAACCTTCAAAAAGAACTCCAGGACCTCAAGGAAGAAGCACAAATATTAAATTCCCGCTACGATATGGAAAAGGAAAGGATAAAATCCATTCGTTCCGTCAGAGAGCAAATAGAAAAAGTGGGCAGAGAGATCGAGGAGGCGGAGAGAAACTACGACCTCAACCGAGCCGCCGAGTTGAAACACGGAAAACTCCCCTCCCTCCAAAAAGAGCTAGCGGAGAGGGAAAAATCAATAGAGGACCTCTCGGGCTCCAGGTTGCTCAGAGAGGAGGTCACCGAAGAGGAAGTCTCGGAGATCGTCTCCAAATGGACTGGTATCCCCCTATCCCGTCTGGTAGAGGGAGAAAGGGAAAAACTCCTCAGACTGGACGACATACTCCATCAGAGGGTCATAGGCCAGGACGAGGCCGTAGAGCTTGTCTCCGACGCCGTGATGAGGGCCAGGGCTGGAATAAAGGACCCCACCAAACCTATAGGGTCTTTTATATTCCTAGGCCCCACAGGGGTTGGGAAAACGGAGTTAGCGAAAGCCCTGGCCCAGGCTCTTTTCGATACCGAGGACAATATAGTCCGTATCGATATGAGCGAGTATATGGAACAACATTCGGTAGCTAGGCTGATAGGAGCACCTCCAGGCTACGTAGGCTACGACGACGGAGGCCAGTTGACCGAAGCGGTGAGACGAAAACCATACAGCGTAGTCCTTTTCGACGAGATAGAGAAAGCCCACAGAGATGTCTTTAACGTCTTACTCCAGATCCTTGACGATGGACGTATAACCGATAGCCACGGAAGAACGGTGGACTTCAAGAATACGGTCATAATAATGACCAGCAACATAGGCTCCGCTGATCTTTTAGATGGACTGACCAAAGAGGGATCAATTCCATCGGAGACAAAGGCTTTAGTAATGGCCCAGCTGAGAGGACACTTCCGACCGGAGTTTTTGAACAGAGTGGACGATATAGTCATATTCTCACCTCTTTCGCTGGAACAGGTTCGGAGCATCGTAGGCCTTCTTTTGAAGGACCTCACCGATAGACTTGTGTCCCGAGGGATAGAGCTTGAGATAACCGAACAGGCCATAGATAAAATAGCCTCCGATGGTTACGATCCAGCCTATGGAGCCAGGCCTCTTAAGAGATATATCTCTCATGCTCTCGAAAGCAAGATAGCGAGGGAACTAATATCCAAGAACGAGGAAAAAATGACCGTAATCGTCTCAGCGGAGGACGGAGAGATCCGGATTTCTACCAAATAG
- the ribB gene encoding 3,4-dihydroxy-2-butanone-4-phosphate synthase has translation MVVDDQDRENEGDLIFSAQNIKESQMASMIRDCSGIVCLCMTSEKAQSLDLPLMVKENTSRYGTAFTVSIEASEGVGTGVSAMDRLTTVRAASRRGAIPSDLNRPGHVFPLIARPGGIMERRGHTEATVDLMRLAGLDPIGVLCELMDPDGSGRMAKGPQIKKYGATFGYPVLSVKEIADFLRFKNSIW, from the coding sequence TTGGTCGTTGACGATCAAGATAGAGAGAACGAGGGAGACCTCATATTTTCAGCCCAAAATATCAAAGAATCCCAGATGGCGAGCATGATAAGGGACTGTAGCGGTATAGTCTGTTTGTGTATGACCTCTGAAAAAGCTCAAAGCCTTGATTTGCCGCTTATGGTAAAGGAAAACACTAGCCGTTATGGTACGGCTTTTACTGTCTCTATCGAGGCGTCAGAAGGGGTTGGAACTGGAGTCTCAGCTATGGACAGGCTCACTACCGTAAGAGCTGCCTCTAGAAGGGGAGCTATACCATCGGATCTTAATCGTCCTGGGCATGTTTTCCCCCTTATAGCTCGCCCTGGTGGGATCATGGAGAGAAGAGGACATACTGAGGCTACAGTAGATCTTATGAGGTTAGCAGGATTAGACCCTATTGGAGTTCTGTGTGAGTTGATGGATCCTGATGGATCTGGAAGGATGGCAAAAGGACCTCAGATAAAAAAATACGGGGCAACCTTTGGTTACCCCGTATTATCGGTGAAGGAAATAGCTGATTTTTTGAGATTTAAGAACTCTATTTGGTAG